In Papaver somniferum cultivar HN1 chromosome 1, ASM357369v1, whole genome shotgun sequence, a genomic segment contains:
- the LOC113328074 gene encoding zinc finger protein 385B-like has translation MGSSFPSHDNIISLGGYAMDGASFPPRDHNNIIPLGGGYAMNGARISEPIPTSNPFEMIQREQEKERIREEIIAAEMMRLQTLEAEVKKELAIERELKLQREIAKPTSSLARINGKLVAVGGSGFHQKELTCDLCQVSVKSELDLHAHITGKKHKENEASSVVEANPLIANIPSNPKKAPYKEFTCHICDVSMTSEQSLIDHVNGKKHKAKRQHRLATRTLAIQK, from the exons ATGGGTTCAAGTTTTCCATCACATGATAATATAATCTCTTTAGGTGGTTATGCCATGGACGGGGCAAGTTTTCCACCGCGTGATCATAATAATATAATTCCTCTAGGTGGTGGCTATGCAATGAATGGGGCAAGAATTTCAGAACCGATACCAACTTCAAATCCTTTTGAAATGATTCAAAGAGAACAAGAAAAAGAACGAATTAGGGAGGAAATTATAGCAGCAGAAATGATGAGATTGCAAACACTAGAAGCAGAGGTGAAGAAAGAGTTAGCCATTGAGAGAGAGTTAAAGCTTCAACGAGAAATA GCCAAGCCGACCTCGAGTCTTGCTAGGATCAATGGGAAACTTGTTGCCGTAGGAGGATCTGGTTTTCATCAGAAGGAACTGACTTGTGATCTGTGCCAGGTGAGTGTTAAAAGCGAACTAGATCTTCACGCCCATATCACGGGAAAGAAGCACAAAGAGAATGAGGCATCATCAGTAGTTGAAGCTAATCCATTAATAGCTAATATTCCAAGTAATCCAAAGAAGGCACCTTACAAGGAATTTACTTGTCATATCTGCGATGTCAGTATGACATCTGAACAAAGTTTGATTGACCATGTCAATGGCAAGAAGCACAAAGCAAAGAGGCAACACAGGCTAGCTACAAGGACGTTGGCAATTCAGAAGTAA